One genomic window of Panicum hallii strain FIL2 chromosome 6, PHallii_v3.1, whole genome shotgun sequence includes the following:
- the LOC112897724 gene encoding 40S ribosomal protein S13 has translation MGRMHSRGKGISSSALPYKRTPPTWLKTAASDVEEMITKAAKKGQMPSQIGVLLRDQHGIPLVKSVTGSKILRILKAHGLAPEIPEDLYFLIKKAVAIRKHLERNRKDKDSKFRLILVESRIHRLARYYKRTKKLPPTWKYESTTASTLVA, from the exons ATGGGGCGTATGCACAGCCGCGG GAAGGGTATCTCGTCGTCGGCGCTGCCGTACAAGAGGACTCCCCCGACCTGGCTCAAGACCGCCGCCTCCGAT GTGGAGGAGATGATCACCAAGGCCGCGAAGAAGGGTCAGATGCCGTCGCAGATCGGCGTCCTCCTCCGTGACCAGCACGGTATCCCGCTCGTCAAGAGCGTCACTGGTAGCAAGATCCTCCGCATCCTCAAGGCCCATG GGCTCGCGCCAGAGATCCCGGAGGACCTTTACTTCCTGATCAAGAAGGCGGTGGCGATTAGGAAGCATCTGGAGAGGAACAGGAAGGACAAGGACTCCAAATTCAGGCTCATTCTTGTTGAGAGCAGGATCCACCGCCTTGCCCGCTACTACAAGCGCACCAAGAAGCTCCCGCCCACCTGGAAGTA TGAGTCGACCACTGCCAGCACTCTGGTGGCCTAA